In the genome of Chitinophagales bacterium, the window TTATTAAAAAAGTCACCCTTATCCATGATCTTACCCAACAGGTTATCCTGTGCCTCTATACAGCTTTTGGCCGTACTGTAAGGTATATGGCTGAATGACACCATCTCATACACAGATATGAACTGCTCAGGATAACGCCTCACCAATTCTTTTTCTATCTTTTTACGCTCAAGGAAAGCAGCATCTGCCACCTTATCACGCATCTCGATGAAATTCTTCAATGCCAGCTCAGCCACCGCATCACCATTAGGTTTGCGCATAGTATCATATTGCTGCAGTATAGTAGTCCAGTCATCTTTATACTTATCCATCAGGCCTGCAAGTATGGTACAATCTTCAAAACCCGCATTCATACCCTGCCCGTAAAAAGGAACAATAGCGTGTGCAGCATCGCCTATCAGTGCACTCTTGTCTTTATAGTGCCATGGCTCAATGAATGTGGTTATCAGCGAAGCCGTAGGGTTGGTAAAAAAGTCTTCTATCAATGTCGGCATCTTTGGCACTGCATCCGGAAAATGCTCGTTGAAAAATGCCTTAACGTCCGCCTCAGTCTGCAATTGCTCAAAAGAGTCTTTACCCTCAAAAGGCATAAACAGCGTACAGGTGAAATTACCGTCCGTGTTAGGCAAGGCTATCATCATAAAATTCTTGCGTGGCCATATATGCAGACCATTTTCTTCTATCTGTAGCCCTCCTTCTTCCAGTGGTGGTATTGACAACTCTTTATAACCATGTTTCAGGTAAAAATGGCGGGCATCTACCCTGTCCATATGTATATAGCTGTTGCGCAGGGCAGAGAATGCTCCGTCTGCGCCAAATAACAGGTCTGCTTCTATTACATTGGTGCTACCATCCTCTTGTTCCATATGC includes:
- a CDS encoding FAD-dependent monooxygenase: MARRVTILGAGLVGSLLAIIFRKRGHEVTVYERRPDMRLNTMSAGKSINLAMSERGWRALDLAGLRKDIADIAIPMYGRYLHQADGSSAFQQYGTNNEAIYSVSRGELNRKLMTLAEEHGVTIHFNQRCTKVDVQENKLHMEQEDGSTNVIEADLLFGADGAFSALRNSYIHMDRVDARHFYLKHGYKELSIPPLEEGGLQIEENGLHIWPRKNFMMIALPNTDGNFTCTLFMPFEGKDSFEQLQTEADVKAFFNEHFPDAVPKMPTLIEDFFTNPTASLITTFIEPWHYKDKSALIGDAAHAIVPFYGQGMNAGFEDCTILAGLMDKYKDDWTTILQQYDTMRKPNGDAVAELALKNFIEMRDKVADAAFLERKKIEKELVRRYPEQFISVYEMVSFSHIPYSTAKSCIEAQDNLLGKIMDKGDFFNNINNEQFLQQLDKWVADYHQSVQQLDFGHKDD